The Leclercia sp. AS011 DNA segment TATCGGCCGTAACGGTCAGAACGTCCGTCTGGCTTCGCAGCTGAGCGGCTGGGAACTCAACGTGATGACCGTTGACGACCTGCAGGCGAAGCATCAGGCAGAAGCCCATGCAGCCATTGATACCTTCACGAAGTACCTGGACATTGACGAAGACTTCGCCACCGTTCTGGTTGAAGAAGGTTTCTCAACGCTGGAAGAGTTGGCCTATGTGCCAATGAAAGAACTGCTGGAAATTGACGGTCTGGATGAAGCCACCGTTGAAGCCCTGCGTGACCGCGCTAAAAACGCACTGACCACCCTGGCACTGGCTCAGGAAGAAAGCCTTGGTGATAACAAGCCGGCTGATGACCTGCTGAATCTGGAAGGTCTTGATCGTGCGATTGCGTTCAAGCTGGCTGCCCGTGGTGTTTGTACGCTGGAAGATCTCGCTGAACAAGGCGTTGATGACCTGGCTGATATCGAAGGTTTAACCGACGAGAAAGCCGGCGAGCTCATCATGGCCGCACGTAATATTTGCTGGTTCGGCGACGAAGCGTAATAAACTGTAGCAGGAAGGAACAGCATGACTGATGTAACTGTAAAAACGCTGGCTGCTGAGATTCAGACTTCCGTGGACCGCCTGGTACAGCAATTTGCTGATGCAGGGATCCCGAAGTCTGCTGATGACTCAGTGACCGCGCAAGAGAAACAAACCTTATTGTCGCACCTGAACCGTGAACACGGTTCTGCGCCTGATAAACTGACGTTACAGCGTAAAACGCGCAGTACGTTAAATGTTCCAGGTACCGGTGGCAAAAGCAAATCGGTACAAATCGAAGTCCGCAAGACGCGCACCTTTGTAAAACGTGATCCGCAAGAGGCAGAACGCCTTGTCGCGGAAGAGCAGGCACAGCGTGAAGCGGAAGAACAAGCTCAGCGTGAGGCAGAAGCAACTGCCAAACGTGAGGCAGAATTAAAAGCTGAACGTGAGGCCGCAGAAAAAGCGAAGCGCGATGCCAGTGATAAAGCGAAGCGTGACGCGGCGGAAAAAGACAAAGTGAGCAATCAACAGACTGACGAAATGACCAAAACAGCCCAGACGGAAAAAGCCCGTCGTGAAAATGAAGCTGCTGAACTGAAGCGTAAAGCCGAAGAAGAAGCACGCCGTAAGCTGGAAGAAGACGCACGTCGTGTTGCTGAAGAAGCGCGCCGTATGGCAGAAGAAAACGAGAAGAATGGTGTTAATCCTGTCGAGCAGACAGAAGACACCAGTGATTACCACGTAACCACTTCTCAGCACGCGCGCCAGGCAGAAGACGAAAACGACCGTGAGGTTGAAGGTGGCCGTGGCCGTACTCGCACCGCGTCCAAAACTGCGCGTCCGCAGAAGAAAGGCAACAAGCACGCTGAATCCAAAGCCGATCGCGAAGAAGCGCGTGCAGCGGGTCGCGGCGGTAAAGGTGGCAAGCGTAAAGGTTCCGCGCTGCAGCAGGGCTTCCAGAAGCCAGCTCAGGCCGTTAACCGTGACGTTATCATTGGCGAAACCATCACCGTTGGCGATCTGGCGAACAAGATGGCCGTTAAAGGTTCTCAGGTCATCAAGGCAATGATGAAGCTGGGCGCGATGGCGACCATCAACCAGGTTATCGATCAGGAAACCGCACAGCTGGTTGCCGAAGAGATGGGCCACAAAGTTATCCTGCGTCGTGAAAACGAGCTGGAAGAAGCGGTAATGAGCGACCGTGACACTGGCGCTGCTGCAGAGCCGCGTGCTCCGGTTGTGACCATCATGGGTCACGTTGACCACGGTAAAACCTCTCTGCTCGATTACATTCGTTCTACGAAAGTTGCATCTGGCGAAGCGGGTGGTATTACCCAGCATATCGGTGCTTACCACGTAGAAACCGAAAACGGCATGATCACCTTCCTGGATACCCCGGGCCACGCCGCGTTTACCTCTATGCGTGCTCGTGGTGCGCAGGCGACGGATATCGTTGTTCTGGTGGTTGCAGCAGATGATGGCGTGATGCCACAGACCATCGAAGCAATCCAGCACGCGAAAGCGGCGCAGGTGCCTCTGGTTGTTGCAGTGAACAAAATCGATAAGCCAGAAGCGGACATGGATCGCGTTAAAAACGAACTGTCCCAGTACGGCGTTATGCCGGAAGAGTGGGGCGGTGAGTCTCAGTTCATCCCGGTTTCTGCAAAAGTGGGTACCGGTATCGATGACCTGCTGAACGCTATCCTGCTGCAGGCTGAAGTTCTGGAGCTGAAAGCGGTTCGCAATGGTATGGCGAGCGGTGCGGTGATCGAATCCTTCCTGGATAAAGGTCGTGGCCCGGTTGCTACCGTTCTGGTACGTGAAGGTACCCTGAACAAAGGCGACATCGTACTGTGTGGCTTCGAATATGGCCGTGTTCGTGCAATGCGTGACGAACTGGGTCGTGAAGTGCTGGAAGCAGGTCCGTCCATTCCTGTGGAAATCCTGGGTCTGTCCGGTGTTCCGGCTGCCGGTGATGAAGTGACCGTTGTGCGTGACGAGAAGAAAGCGCGTGAAGTTGCGCTGTACCGTCAGGGCAAATTCCGTGAGGTTAAACTGGCTCGTCAGCAGAAATCTAAACTCGAGAACATGTTTGCTAACATGACCGAAGGCGAAGTTCACGAAGTGAACGTCGTTCTGAAGGCAGACGTTCAGGGTTCTGTGGAAGCGATCTCCGACTCTTTACTGAAACTGTCTACCGACGAAGTGAAAGTGAAGATCATCGGTTCTGGCGTAGGTGGTATCACCGAAACCGACGCAACCCTGGCTGCAGCCTCCAACGCGATTCTGGTTGGCTTCAACGTTCGTGCCGATGCTTCTGCGCGTCGCGTGATCGAAGCAGAAAGCCTGGATCTGCGTTACTACTCCGTCATCTATCACCTGATTGACGAAGTGAAAGCGGCGATGAGCGGTATGCTGTCTCCGGAACTGAAACAGCAGATCATCGGTCTGGCTGAAGTTCGTGATGTGTTCAAATCACCGAAATTCGGTGCTATCGCGGGCTGTATGGTTACCGAAGGTAACATCAAGCGTCACAACCCAATCCGCGTTCTGCGTGACAACGTGGTTATCTATGAAGGCGAGCTGGAATCCCTGCGCCGCTTCAAAGATGACGTTAACGAAGTCCGTAACGGCATGGAATGTGGTATCGGCGTGAAGAACTACAACGACGTTCGCGTTGGCGATATGATCGAAGTGTTCGAGATCATCGAGATCCAACGCAGCATCGACTAATCCCCTGCGGATTGGTCTACATGTAAGCCGGGATAGCCTCGCGCCACCCGGCAAGAATTATCAAAAAGGGGCTAAGAGCCCCTTTTTTGTCTGGAGAATTTATTATGGCGAAAGAATTTGGTCGCCCGCAGCGTGTTGCTCAGGAGATGCAAAAAGAGATCGCAATCATCCTGCAGCGCGAAATTAAAGACCCGCGCCTGGGCATGATGACGACGGTATCCGGTGTTGAAGTGTCCCGCGACCTGGCCTATGCCAAAGTGTTTGTGACCTTCCTGAACGACCAGGATGAAGCCGCGGTGAAGCTGGGCATCAAAGCCCTGCAGGATGCCTCCGGTTTTATCCGTTCTCTGCTGGGCAAAGCTATGCGCCTGCGTATCGTGCCGGAATTGACCTTCTTCTACGACAACTCACTGGTTGAAGGGATGCGCATGTCCAACCTGGTCACCAGCGTGGTGAAGCAGGATGATGAGCGTCGCGTGAACCCGGACGATAAAAAGGAGGACTGATGAGTCGTCCTCGTCGTCGCGGTCGCGACGTGCACGGCGTGTTGCTGCTGGATAAGCACCAGGGTGCTTCCAGCAACGACGTGCTGCAAAAAGTAAAGCGTCTCTACAATGCTAACCGTGCGGGTCATACCGGTGCGCTGGATCCGCTGGCGACCGGCATGCTGCCGGTTTGCCTGGGTGAAGCGACGAAGTTTTCCCAGTATCTGCTGGATTCCGACAAACGCTACCGCGTCATTGCAAAGCTGGGTCAACGCACGGACACTTCCGATGCGGATGGTCAGGTGGTAGAAGAGCGCCCGGTGACGTTCAGCGCTGAACAGCTTGCGGCGGCACTGGAGAGTTTCCGCGGCGACACCGAGCAGGTGCCGTCGATGTATTCCGCACTGAAATACCAGGGCAAAAAACTCTATGAGTATGCGCGCCAGGGTATCGAGGTGCCGCGCGAAGCCCGCCCGATTACGGTGTATGAGCTGCTGTTCATTCGCCACGAAGGGGATGAGCTGGAGCTGGAAGTGCACTGCTCAAAAGGCACTTACATTCGTACCATCATTGACGATCTGGGTGAGAAGCTGGGCTGTGGCGCGCACGTGATTTATCTGCGTCGTCTGGCGGTGAGTAAGTACCCGGCAGAACGGATGGTGACGCTGGAGCAGCTGCAGGCGCTGGTTGAACAGGCGCAGGAGCAGGGGATCGACGCGGCCGTGCTGCTGGATCCGCTGCTGATGCCGATGGACAGTCCTGCTTCGGACTACCCGGTGGTCAATCTGCCGTTGACGTCGTCCGTTTACTTCAAAAACGGCAATCCGGTGCGCACCACTGACGTCCCTCATCAGGGACTGGTACGCGTTACGGAAGGCGATAACAATACCTTCATCGGCATGGGTGAAGTCGACGACGAAGGTCGTGTCGCACCACGCCGTCTGGTGGTTGAATATCCGGCATAAGCTGACGCCTTACCTTGCGATAAGCAGGGGAGGCGGGTAGAATATTGCCGCTTAACGTCTGGTAAATTGTTTAACAATTGGCAAGCGTTATACATGGGATAGCTGAATTAGAGATCGGCATCCTTTCATTCTTTATACTTTGGAGTTTTAAAATGTCTCTAAGCGTTGAAGCTAAAGCTAAAATCGTTTCTGAGTTTGGTCGTGATGCTAACGACAGCGGTTCTACCGAAGTTCAGGTTGCACTGCTGACTGCACAGATTAACCACCTGCAGGGTCACTTTGCAGAGCACAAAAAAGATCACCACAGCCGTCGTGGTCTGCTGCGCATGGTTTCTCAGCGTCGTAAACTGCTCGACTACCTGAAACGTAAAGATGTTGCACGCTACACCGCGCTGATCGAGCGTCTGGGCCTGCGTCGCTAAGTCTTGCGAGTTTCAGAAAAGGGGGCCTTATGGCCCCTTTTTTCAACCAGACCGCAGCAATTCACTAAAAACTAATGTATTGTTGCTATAAATGATCTTCATTGCAGAGGTTCGCGCGGCTAATGAGAGGCTTCACCCATGGGGGTGTCGGTTGTCATTAGTCGCGAGGATGCGAAGAAGGTCCGGTTAAACGTCAGCACGCCTCTGGTGTGCTGTCATTCATTTAAGAAAGGACAGAATCTTGCTGAATCCGATCGTTCGTAAATTCCAGTACGGTCAGCACACCGTCACGCTGGAAACCGGCATGATGGCGCGTCAGGCCACTGCTGCCGTTATGGTAAGCATGGATGACACCGCGGTATTCGTAACCGTGGTTGGCCAGAAAAAAGCAAAACCAGGTCAGGACTTCTTCCCTCTGACCGTTAACTACCAGGAGCGTACCTACGCTGCCGGTAAAATCCCGGGTGGTTTCTTCCGTCGTGAAGGCCGTCCAAGCGAAGGCGAAACCCTGATTGCGCGTCTGATTGACCGCCCGGTTCGCCCGCTGTTCCCGGAAGGCTTCGTTAACGAAGTTCAGGTTATCGCGACCGTTGTTTCCGTTAACCCACAGGTTAACCCGGACATCGTAGCGATGATCGGCGCATCTGCAGCCCTGTCCCTGTCTGGTATTCCATTCAACGGTCCAATCGGTTCTGCGCGCGTAGGTTACATCAATGACCAGTACGTTCTGAACCCGACTCAGGACGAGCTGAAAGAGAGCAAGCTGGACCTGGTTGTTGCCGGTACAGAAGCGGCAGTACTGATGGTTGAATCCGAAGCAGAACTGCTGAGCGAAGACCAGATGCTGGGCGCGGTGGTCTTTGGCCACGAGCAGCAGCAGATCGTTATCCAGAACATCAACGACCTGGTGAAAGAAGCCGGTAAACCACGTTGGGACTGGCAGCCAGAAGCGGTTAACGAAGCGCTGAACGCGCGCGTTGCAGCCCTGGCAGAAGCGCGTCTGAGCGATGCTTACCGCATCACCGACAAACAAGAGCGTTATGCTCAGGTTGACGTTATCAAATCTGAAACCATCGCTACGCTGGTTGCAGAAGATGAGTCCCTGGACGCGAACGAGCTGAGCGAAATTCTGCACGCTATCGAGAAAAACGTTGTTCGTAGCCGCGTTCTGGCAGGCGAGCCGCGTATCGATGGCCGTGAAAAAGACATGATCCGTGGTCTGGATGTGCGCACTGGTGTTCTGCCACGTACTCACGGTTCCGCACTGTTCACCCGTGGTGAAACTCAGGCGCTGGTTACCGCGACTCTGGGTACTGCCCGTGACGCACAGAACATCGACGAACTGATGGGCGAGCGCACTGACAGCTTCCTGTTCCACTACAACTTCCCTCCGTACTCCGTTGGTGAGACCGGTATGGTAGGTTCACCGAAGCGTCGTGAAATTGGTCACGGTCGTCTGGCGAAGCGCGGCGTTCTGGCTGTAATGCCAGATGCTGACAAATTCCCGTACACCGTGCGCGTGGTTTCTGAAATCACCGAATCTAACGGTTCTTCTTCCATGGCTTCCGTGTGTGGTGCTTCTCTGGCACTGATGGACGCGGGTGTTCCGGTGAAAGCAGCCGTTGCGGGTATCGCGATGGGTCTGGTGAAAGAAGGCGACAACTACGTTGTGCTGTCTGACATCCTGGGCGACGAAGATCACCTGGGTGATATGGACTTCAAAGTTGCGGGTTCCCGCGAAGGTATCTCTGCACTGCAGATGGATATCAAAATTGAAGGCATCACCAAAGAGATCATGCATGCTGCGCTGAACCAGGCGAAAGGTGCACGTCTGCACATCCTGAGCGTGATGGAACAGGCGATTAACGCGCCGCGTGGCGACATTTCTCAGTTCGCACCGCGTATCCACACCATCAAGATCAGCCCAGACAAGATCAAAGACGTTATCGGTAAAGGCGGTTCTGTTATCCGTGCTCTGACCGAAGAGACCGGCACCACCATCGAAATCGAAGATGACGGTACTGTGAAGATCGCAGCGACCGACGGCGAGAAAGCGAAATTCGCTATCCGTCGTATCGAAGAGATCACCGCAGAGATCGAAGTGGGCCGTATCTACAGCGGTAAAGTGACCCGTATCGTTGACTTTGGCGCATTCGTTGCCATCGGTGGCGGTAAAGAAGGTCTGGTTCACATCTCTCAGATCGCTGACAAGCGCGTTGAGAAAGTGACCGATTACCTGCAGATGGGTCAGGAAGTTCCGGTTAAGGTTCTGGAAGTTGACCGCCAGGGCCGTATCCGTCTGAGCATCAAAGAAGCGACCGAGCAGTCCTCTGCCGCTGCACCGGAAGCTCCGGCAGCAGAACAGGGCGAGTAAGGTTGCCGTTTGCCCTCCGCGCATGCGGGGGGCTTATTATCAGGCAGGACGCCTTGTTAAGCCGCCGGGGGACAGGACGTTCATCCAATAGTTGTCTTCGGGAGTGGGAAATGAAGCCTTTTCTGCGCTGGTGTTTCGTTGCGACAGCTTTGACGCTGGCAGGATGCAGCAACTCTGCCTGGCGTAAAAGTGAAGTCCTCGCAGTGCCACTGCAACCGACTTTGCAGCAGGAAGTGATTCTGGCACGCATGGAACAAATTCTTGCCAGTCGGGCTTTAACCGATGACGAACGCGCACAGCTTTTATATGAGCGCGGAGTGTTGTATGATAGTCTCGGTCTGAGGGCACTGGCGCGAAATGATTTTTCACAAGCGCTGGCGATCCGACCGGATATGCCGGAAGTATTCAACTACTTAGGCATTTATTTAACGCAGGCAGGCAATTTTGATGCTGCCTATGAAGCGTTTGATTCTGTACTTGAGCTTGATCCAACTTACAACTACGCGCACTTGAATCGCGGGATCGCCCTGTATTACGGCGGTCGTGACAAGTTAGCGCAAGATGATCTGCTGGCGTTTTATCAAGACGATCCTAACGACCCTTTCCGTAGCCTGTGGCTTTACCTCGTCGAGCAGAAGCTCGATGCAAAGCAGGCCAAAGACGCGTTAAAGCAACGCTTCGACAAATCGGATAAGGCACAGT contains these protein-coding regions:
- the infB gene encoding translation initiation factor IF-2; this encodes MTDVTVKTLAAEIQTSVDRLVQQFADAGIPKSADDSVTAQEKQTLLSHLNREHGSAPDKLTLQRKTRSTLNVPGTGGKSKSVQIEVRKTRTFVKRDPQEAERLVAEEQAQREAEEQAQREAEATAKREAELKAEREAAEKAKRDASDKAKRDAAEKDKVSNQQTDEMTKTAQTEKARRENEAAELKRKAEEEARRKLEEDARRVAEEARRMAEENEKNGVNPVEQTEDTSDYHVTTSQHARQAEDENDREVEGGRGRTRTASKTARPQKKGNKHAESKADREEARAAGRGGKGGKRKGSALQQGFQKPAQAVNRDVIIGETITVGDLANKMAVKGSQVIKAMMKLGAMATINQVIDQETAQLVAEEMGHKVILRRENELEEAVMSDRDTGAAAEPRAPVVTIMGHVDHGKTSLLDYIRSTKVASGEAGGITQHIGAYHVETENGMITFLDTPGHAAFTSMRARGAQATDIVVLVVAADDGVMPQTIEAIQHAKAAQVPLVVAVNKIDKPEADMDRVKNELSQYGVMPEEWGGESQFIPVSAKVGTGIDDLLNAILLQAEVLELKAVRNGMASGAVIESFLDKGRGPVATVLVREGTLNKGDIVLCGFEYGRVRAMRDELGREVLEAGPSIPVEILGLSGVPAAGDEVTVVRDEKKAREVALYRQGKFREVKLARQQKSKLENMFANMTEGEVHEVNVVLKADVQGSVEAISDSLLKLSTDEVKVKIIGSGVGGITETDATLAAASNAILVGFNVRADASARRVIEAESLDLRYYSVIYHLIDEVKAAMSGMLSPELKQQIIGLAEVRDVFKSPKFGAIAGCMVTEGNIKRHNPIRVLRDNVVIYEGELESLRRFKDDVNEVRNGMECGIGVKNYNDVRVGDMIEVFEIIEIQRSID
- the rbfA gene encoding 30S ribosome-binding factor RbfA → MAKEFGRPQRVAQEMQKEIAIILQREIKDPRLGMMTTVSGVEVSRDLAYAKVFVTFLNDQDEAAVKLGIKALQDASGFIRSLLGKAMRLRIVPELTFFYDNSLVEGMRMSNLVTSVVKQDDERRVNPDDKKED
- the truB gene encoding tRNA pseudouridine(55) synthase TruB, producing MSRPRRRGRDVHGVLLLDKHQGASSNDVLQKVKRLYNANRAGHTGALDPLATGMLPVCLGEATKFSQYLLDSDKRYRVIAKLGQRTDTSDADGQVVEERPVTFSAEQLAAALESFRGDTEQVPSMYSALKYQGKKLYEYARQGIEVPREARPITVYELLFIRHEGDELELEVHCSKGTYIRTIIDDLGEKLGCGAHVIYLRRLAVSKYPAERMVTLEQLQALVEQAQEQGIDAAVLLDPLLMPMDSPASDYPVVNLPLTSSVYFKNGNPVRTTDVPHQGLVRVTEGDNNTFIGMGEVDDEGRVAPRRLVVEYPA
- the rpsO gene encoding 30S ribosomal protein S15 encodes the protein MSLSVEAKAKIVSEFGRDANDSGSTEVQVALLTAQINHLQGHFAEHKKDHHSRRGLLRMVSQRRKLLDYLKRKDVARYTALIERLGLRR
- the pnp gene encoding polyribonucleotide nucleotidyltransferase; the encoded protein is MLNPIVRKFQYGQHTVTLETGMMARQATAAVMVSMDDTAVFVTVVGQKKAKPGQDFFPLTVNYQERTYAAGKIPGGFFRREGRPSEGETLIARLIDRPVRPLFPEGFVNEVQVIATVVSVNPQVNPDIVAMIGASAALSLSGIPFNGPIGSARVGYINDQYVLNPTQDELKESKLDLVVAGTEAAVLMVESEAELLSEDQMLGAVVFGHEQQQIVIQNINDLVKEAGKPRWDWQPEAVNEALNARVAALAEARLSDAYRITDKQERYAQVDVIKSETIATLVAEDESLDANELSEILHAIEKNVVRSRVLAGEPRIDGREKDMIRGLDVRTGVLPRTHGSALFTRGETQALVTATLGTARDAQNIDELMGERTDSFLFHYNFPPYSVGETGMVGSPKRREIGHGRLAKRGVLAVMPDADKFPYTVRVVSEITESNGSSSMASVCGASLALMDAGVPVKAAVAGIAMGLVKEGDNYVVLSDILGDEDHLGDMDFKVAGSREGISALQMDIKIEGITKEIMHAALNQAKGARLHILSVMEQAINAPRGDISQFAPRIHTIKISPDKIKDVIGKGGSVIRALTEETGTTIEIEDDGTVKIAATDGEKAKFAIRRIEEITAEIEVGRIYSGKVTRIVDFGAFVAIGGGKEGLVHISQIADKRVEKVTDYLQMGQEVPVKVLEVDRQGRIRLSIKEATEQSSAAAPEAPAAEQGE
- the nlpI gene encoding lipoprotein NlpI, whose amino-acid sequence is MKPFLRWCFVATALTLAGCSNSAWRKSEVLAVPLQPTLQQEVILARMEQILASRALTDDERAQLLYERGVLYDSLGLRALARNDFSQALAIRPDMPEVFNYLGIYLTQAGNFDAAYEAFDSVLELDPTYNYAHLNRGIALYYGGRDKLAQDDLLAFYQDDPNDPFRSLWLYLVEQKLDAKQAKDALKQRFDKSDKAQWGWNIVEFYLGDISEATLMERLKADATDNTSLAEHLSETNFYLGKYYLSLGDMDSATALFKLAVANNVHNYVEHRYALLELSLLGQEHDDLAESDQQ